The Thermodesulfobacteriota bacterium genome includes a region encoding these proteins:
- the hisI gene encoding phosphoribosyl-AMP cyclohydrolase: protein MVKLNFAKGNGLLPAIAQDYKTGEVLMLAYMNEDAWQKTLETGKVHYFSRTRQELWLKGKSSGHVQAVKEIYVDCDEDTILVKVDQLGGAACHTGYRSCFYRKVEDNELKIAGEKVFDPKEVYKS from the coding sequence GTGGTTAAGCTCAATTTTGCCAAGGGCAACGGGTTATTGCCCGCTATTGCCCAGGATTACAAGACGGGCGAAGTTCTGATGCTCGCCTATATGAATGAAGATGCCTGGCAAAAGACCCTGGAGACCGGAAAGGTCCATTACTTCAGCCGCACCCGTCAGGAGCTGTGGCTTAAGGGCAAAAGCTCCGGTCATGTCCAGGCAGTAAAAGAAATCTATGTTGACTGTGACGAGGATACCATACTGGTCAAGGTGGATCAGCTTGGCGGCGCGGCCTGCCACACCGGGTACAGGAGCTGTTTCTATCGGAAGGTAGAAGACAACGAATTGAAGATAGCAGGAGAAAAGGTATTTGATCCCAAGGAGGTTTATAAGTCTTGA
- the lpxC gene encoding UDP-3-O-acyl-N-acetylglucosamine deacetylase, whose product MSPYQHTITQEVRCSGIGLHNGLEVNLIIKPAPANTGIIFRRTDLPGKPSVPAHYKHITDTTLATTLGVGDASVATVEHLMAAFMGMGIDNALVEIDGPEVPSLDGSAAPFVLMLNKARPVKQREKRVYIKITEPIQVRCEDKTLSIYPDDSLKITYSIDFNHPLIQQQSYSMAFSEETFCQEIANARTFGFLYEVQNLKENGFALGGSLDNAIVMDDSSILNEGGLRFENEFVRHKILDLLGDIALLGKPILGHIVVHKSGHALHHRLLQKIAMQTGRWVECAGFLGQHNPQPGVGYVNVVAPAAPF is encoded by the coding sequence TTGTCACCTTATCAGCATACCATAACTCAAGAAGTAAGATGTTCAGGAATAGGCCTGCATAACGGATTAGAGGTTAATCTAATCATTAAACCTGCTCCGGCTAATACCGGGATTATCTTCAGACGCACCGACCTGCCGGGCAAGCCATCAGTTCCCGCTCATTACAAGCATATAACAGACACAACCCTGGCCACTACATTGGGCGTGGGAGATGCCAGTGTGGCTACTGTGGAACACCTTATGGCGGCCTTTATGGGTATGGGAATAGATAATGCGCTCGTCGAGATAGACGGCCCGGAGGTTCCCAGTCTGGATGGAAGCGCCGCGCCATTTGTCCTTATGCTGAATAAGGCCAGGCCGGTCAAACAAAGAGAAAAAAGGGTATATATTAAGATAACCGAACCTATCCAGGTTCGTTGTGAAGATAAAACTCTATCTATATATCCGGACGACTCCCTGAAGATCACATACAGCATTGATTTTAATCATCCCCTTATACAACAGCAATCTTATAGCATGGCCTTCTCAGAAGAGACGTTCTGCCAGGAAATTGCAAATGCCCGGACCTTCGGTTTCCTGTACGAAGTCCAAAATCTTAAGGAAAACGGCTTTGCCTTAGGAGGCTCTCTCGACAATGCTATCGTCATGGACGACTCTTCTATTCTCAACGAAGGCGGCCTGAGATTTGAGAACGAGTTTGTCCGTCACAAGATCCTGGACTTACTTGGAGATATAGCGCTCCTCGGCAAGCCGATCCTGGGACACATTGTAGTCCATAAATCCGGACATGCGCTACACCACCGCCTGCTTCAGAAAATAGCCATGCAAACGGGACGCTGGGTCGAGTGTGCGGGGTTTCTTGGGCAACACAATCCGCAACCCGGTGTGGGGTATGTCAATGTAGTCGCCCCTGCGGCCCCATTCTAG
- a CDS encoding HU family DNA-binding protein yields the protein MTKAELVAKVAEEVGIKKVEAEKAINTLLGAVKEVLKKEGRMALTGFGTFSVSKRKARTGRNPQTGQPIKIKASKVVKFRPGKDLKGHIK from the coding sequence ATGACCAAAGCGGAATTAGTTGCAAAAGTAGCCGAAGAAGTGGGGATAAAAAAGGTAGAAGCAGAAAAGGCCATTAATACTCTTCTTGGCGCCGTCAAAGAAGTCCTCAAAAAAGAAGGCAGAATGGCGCTTACCGGTTTCGGCACCTTTAGTGTCTCCAAACGTAAGGCCAGGACAGGGCGCAATCCTCAAACCGGTCAGCCGATCAAGATTAAGGCGTCCAAGGTGGTCAAGTTCAGGCCCGGGAAAGACCTGAAAGGCCATATAAAGTAA
- the era gene encoding GTPase Era → MSHEVKDFKSGYVAIIGAPNVGKSTLLNRFLGQKTAIVSPRPQTTRNRILGILTQSEYQIIFLDTPGIHKAKNVLGEFMVKAAVDTLREVDVVLLTVDAGLHPFGNDTALVIEKLHNIPTPVILAINKIDLIKKETLLPLIAQYKDIYDFKAIVPVSALTGEGVDLLLTDMLTLIPAGVPYYPADMITDQPERFIAAEIIREKIFLLTGQEIPYATAVIIDEFKENAEKQITSISATIYVEKDSQKGIVIGKGGSLLKKIGESARREIEVMVGTKVFLRLWVKIRKGWAKSPEIIKQLGY, encoded by the coding sequence ATGTCACACGAGGTTAAAGATTTCAAGTCCGGATATGTGGCCATTATTGGCGCCCCCAATGTAGGTAAATCCACGCTCCTTAACCGGTTTTTAGGGCAAAAGACGGCCATAGTCTCTCCCCGCCCCCAGACGACACGAAACAGGATATTAGGAATCCTGACCCAATCGGAATATCAGATTATCTTCCTGGATACACCGGGTATCCACAAGGCCAAAAATGTCCTGGGCGAATTCATGGTGAAGGCTGCCGTAGATACCTTGCGCGAGGTTGACGTCGTCCTCCTGACCGTAGATGCCGGTCTCCATCCATTTGGTAATGATACGGCGCTGGTTATCGAAAAGCTGCACAATATCCCTACCCCCGTCATCCTGGCTATCAACAAGATAGACCTGATAAAAAAGGAAACCCTTTTGCCGTTAATTGCGCAGTATAAAGATATTTATGACTTCAAGGCCATTGTTCCCGTATCCGCTCTGACCGGAGAGGGCGTGGATCTCCTGTTGACGGATATGCTTACACTCATACCGGCCGGAGTTCCTTATTATCCGGCGGACATGATTACCGATCAGCCGGAACGCTTTATTGCCGCTGAGATTATCCGCGAAAAAATATTTCTCTTGACCGGCCAGGAAATTCCCTATGCCACGGCAGTAATTATTGATGAATTCAAGGAAAATGCCGAAAAACAGATCACATCCATCTCCGCTACAATTTATGTGGAGAAGGATTCACAGAAAGGTATCGTGATCGGTAAGGGCGGCAGCCTGCTTAAGAAAATTGGTGAGTCCGCCCGCAGGGAGATAGAGGTTATGGTCGGCACAAAGGTCTTCCTCAGGCTGTGGGTCAAGATACGCAAAGGCTGGGCAAAGAGTCCGGAGATTATCAAGCAACTAGGATACTAA
- a CDS encoding radical SAM protein — MNPYIIPIFISHQGCPQKCIFCNQPNITGQDISPITAKWVASTIEEGLNRKRKAQRTETQVAFYGGTFTGLDTALQEETLSVVLPFWEEKKVHSVRLSTRPDYINTEEITLLRKYPVKTVELGIQSMNDAVLDRTRRGHTSRDNLRAVRMLKEAGFQVGAQIMIGLPGEDRREILGALEPLFAHKPDFMRIYPTLVLRGTVLADLYQKGEYHPLTLEEAVEICRDIFILGRERGIAVIRMGLQADAGLEKNLIAGPYHPAFGQIVRAEVFKNDLMKKLEPFRGSDEVGIWIAPSDVSLLTGFKKRVLADLQKKSAIRSLKVWTDQSLGRGDFHVTRG; from the coding sequence ATGAATCCGTATATCATACCCATCTTCATCTCTCACCAGGGATGCCCCCAAAAATGCATCTTCTGTAATCAGCCCAACATAACCGGCCAGGATATCTCACCCATAACGGCAAAATGGGTGGCATCTACTATTGAAGAAGGGCTGAACAGGAAAAGAAAGGCGCAAAGGACAGAGACCCAGGTAGCCTTTTACGGCGGGACATTCACCGGCCTGGATACCGCCCTTCAAGAAGAAACCCTCTCTGTGGTGCTGCCTTTCTGGGAAGAAAAAAAAGTCCATTCTGTCCGCCTTTCCACAAGACCTGATTATATCAATACGGAAGAGATCACGCTGCTCAGGAAATACCCGGTAAAGACCGTGGAACTGGGCATCCAATCCATGAATGACGCCGTACTGGACAGGACGCGCCGCGGACACACCTCCCGGGACAATCTACGGGCCGTTCGAATGCTTAAGGAGGCTGGATTCCAGGTGGGGGCACAGATTATGATCGGCTTGCCCGGCGAAGACCGCAGGGAAATCCTCGGCGCCCTCGAACCACTCTTCGCTCATAAGCCGGACTTCATGCGTATCTATCCTACGCTGGTCTTAAGGGGGACGGTCTTAGCCGACCTTTACCAAAAAGGAGAATACCATCCGCTTACGCTCGAGGAAGCTGTAGAGATATGCCGGGATATATTCATCCTTGGCCGGGAAAGAGGCATTGCCGTCATCCGCATGGGTCTCCAGGCAGACGCCGGTCTGGAGAAGAATCTTATCGCCGGCCCTTATCATCCGGCATTCGGTCAGATAGTCAGGGCTGAAGTCTTTAAAAATGACTTGATGAAAAAATTAGAGCCTTTTCGCGGTTCGGATGAAGTCGGGATATGGATCGCGCCGTCTGACGTTTCCTTGTTGACCGGCTTTAAAAAACGCGTCCTTGCTGACCTGCAAAAAAAAAGCGCCATACGGTCATTGAAGGTATGGACCGATCAGAGTCTTGGCCGGGGGGATTTCCATGTCACACGAGGTTAA
- the rnc gene encoding ribonuclease III gives MESMREKILHGLEKKISYIFKDKMLLNQALVHRSYSYEQTSKPANNECLEFLGDAVLGLAVGHLLFVKYPDYEEGTLSQLKANMVSENSLSQLAKKLNLGKFLLLGKGEELSGGRAKNSILADTYEALLAAIYLDGGLEPVHNLVKKHFLPFLPASISRRSLLDFKSQLQEYTQEEFKAIPEYVVLKESGPEHQKRFAIGVKLNGGILARGMGKNKKAAEQKAAQNALKKLAAVKIKDLAKSQ, from the coding sequence ATGGAATCAATGCGGGAAAAAATTTTACACGGTCTCGAAAAGAAAATTTCCTATATTTTTAAAGATAAAATGCTCCTGAATCAGGCCCTTGTACATCGCTCATACAGCTATGAACAGACATCAAAACCGGCAAACAACGAATGTCTTGAATTTCTGGGGGATGCCGTACTGGGGTTGGCCGTCGGTCATCTCCTTTTTGTTAAATATCCGGATTACGAAGAAGGCACCCTGTCCCAGTTAAAGGCCAACATGGTCAGTGAAAACAGCCTCTCCCAATTGGCCAAAAAATTAAACCTGGGGAAGTTTCTGCTATTGGGCAAAGGCGAAGAATTATCCGGAGGTCGCGCTAAAAATTCCATATTGGCCGATACCTATGAGGCGCTCCTGGCTGCTATCTATCTTGACGGCGGACTGGAACCGGTACACAATCTGGTAAAAAAACATTTTCTGCCGTTTCTCCCCGCGTCAATCAGCAGAAGATCTCTGCTGGATTTTAAGAGCCAGCTGCAGGAATATACACAGGAGGAATTCAAGGCGATACCGGAATATGTCGTATTGAAAGAATCAGGGCCCGAACATCAGAAAAGGTTTGCCATAGGCGTTAAACTTAACGGGGGAATATTGGCCCGTGGAATGGGCAAAAATAAGAAAGCGGCCGAACAAAAGGCCGCCCAGAACGCCCTGAAAAAACTCGCAGCCGTCAAAATTAAAGATCTCGCAAAAAGTCAATGA
- the hisG gene encoding ATP phosphoribosyltransferase, producing the protein MKKLRLGIPKGSLEKATLELFARSGWKISLNSRSYFPEIDDEHIECHICRAQEMSRYVENGTLDAGLTGKDWILENGSQITVVDDLVYSKVSNRPTRWVLAVPVNSPIKKLEDLAGKKIATELVNFTKRYFAERDIPVQVEFSWGATEAKVVSGLADAIVEVTETGSTIKAHGLHIIHEFMQSNTQLIANNESWQDEWKREKIQQIALLLKGALLAYKMVGIKMNVPEEKLEVVIGLLPSLNAPTIAHLYQSQWYSVETVVEEKTVRDLIPKLLRAGAEGIIEYSLNKVI; encoded by the coding sequence TTGAAAAAACTAAGGCTGGGCATACCCAAGGGCAGCCTGGAAAAGGCCACCCTTGAATTATTCGCCAGGTCCGGGTGGAAGATCTCGCTTAATTCCCGCAGCTATTTCCCGGAGATAGATGATGAACACATTGAATGTCACATCTGCCGGGCGCAGGAGATGTCCCGTTACGTGGAAAACGGCACCCTGGACGCCGGCCTTACCGGCAAGGACTGGATACTGGAAAATGGTTCGCAGATTACGGTGGTAGATGATCTGGTCTATTCCAAGGTAAGCAACCGCCCTACCCGCTGGGTCCTGGCAGTGCCGGTAAACTCGCCCATTAAGAAACTGGAGGACCTCGCCGGCAAGAAAATAGCTACAGAATTGGTCAACTTTACGAAACGCTATTTTGCGGAAAGGGATATCCCCGTCCAGGTTGAATTCTCCTGGGGAGCTACCGAGGCCAAGGTGGTGTCGGGATTAGCTGACGCTATCGTAGAGGTTACCGAGACCGGCAGCACCATAAAGGCGCATGGCCTCCACATCATCCACGAATTCATGCAGTCCAATACCCAACTTATCGCCAATAACGAATCCTGGCAGGACGAATGGAAAAGGGAAAAGATACAGCAGATCGCCTTGCTGTTAAAAGGCGCCCTGCTGGCCTACAAAATGGTCGGCATTAAGATGAATGTCCCTGAAGAAAAATTAGAAGTGGTCATTGGCTTACTCCCCAGTCTCAACGCGCCGACGATAGCCCATCTTTACCAATCTCAGTGGTATTCGGTGGAGACCGTCGTTGAAGAGAAAACGGTCAGAGACCTTATCCCCAAACTCCTCAGGGCCGGAGCGGAAGGGATTATAGAATACTCCCTGAATAAGGTGATATAA
- a CDS encoding molybdenum cofactor guanylyltransferase, producing the protein MTAIILAGGKSERMKENKALLALEGRPIIGHICEVLKDIFDELIVVTNHPCAYSFLGVKVVTDLIKGKGPLGGLYTGLFYAASSHAFVVACDMPFLKKEVIDYILKQTSPKRDVIVPLISGGYEPLHAVYARRCLDYIHEDLIADQLKTTGFYNRVRIKTITGAELSEIDPEMRSCININTPEDWVKAQ; encoded by the coding sequence ATGACTGCCATAATACTGGCCGGCGGGAAAAGTGAGCGGATGAAAGAAAATAAGGCCCTGCTGGCGCTGGAAGGCAGGCCTATTATAGGTCACATCTGTGAGGTTCTGAAAGACATATTCGATGAGTTAATCGTGGTGACCAACCACCCATGCGCTTATTCCTTTCTAGGCGTTAAGGTAGTAACCGACCTCATAAAAGGAAAAGGCCCTTTGGGCGGACTTTACACCGGTCTTTTTTATGCCGCCTCGTCCCATGCCTTTGTTGTGGCCTGTGACATGCCCTTTTTGAAGAAAGAGGTCATTGATTACATCCTGAAGCAGACAAGTCCAAAACGGGATGTCATTGTACCGCTTATCTCCGGTGGTTATGAGCCGCTCCATGCCGTATATGCCCGAAGATGTCTCGATTACATTCATGAAGACCTTATCGCCGACCAGCTTAAGACTACCGGTTTTTATAACCGGGTTAGAATAAAAACCATAACCGGGGCGGAGTTATCTGAAATCGATCCGGAGATGCGTTCCTGTATTAATATTAATACACCTGAAGACTGGGTAAAAGCACAATGA